From Mycobacterium cookii:
GGCGGTATGTAGGAAGTGATAGCCGCGCACAGGATTGCGGTACCCGTTGCGTTTCCCGCTGGACTTATCGGCCTGGGGTGACGTTGGCCTACCGAGCGGCCCAACATGCGCCAACCACCGCCGGCGGGAATCTTGCCCAGCTTTTTGACGTCGACATGAACCAGATCCCCACAGTGCTCGGAGTGCATGCGGCGCACGACGCGCCCGGTCGGGCGATCCAGCCAGCGTAATTTGGCCAGCCGATATCGGGTCAGGACCCGATGCACCGTCGAGGATGAATTCCGAGCAGGTAACCGATACGTGCTGGTCCCCAGCGTCGAGTAACACGCACCCCGATGATGCGCCGCTCGGTGCGCGTCGGGGTCCGGTTGGGGCTGTGATGCGGGCGCGAGGACCGATCGGCCATGCCGGCCTCACCGAACGCGCGATACCGGCTTGCCCAGCGCGCCGCGGTGCTCACCGCAACCTGGAAGCGCTCTGCGGCCCGCCGCAGCGGCCAACCATCCTCGACAACACAACGCGCTAAACGCAGACGGCCCAGCTCCGACAAAGGGGCATTACGGTGAGACACGAAGACCTCCGGTGTGTGAGTGCTTTCCTAGACAGCTCGCACTTCACTCGGAGGTCTTCGCTTTGTCACCACACCACGCCGTCACCAACGTCCGTGGTCAGTACACCTAGCCGGCTAGCCGCACGAGCGGTAGCCAGATCTGAATCTCATTGGCCCTCGAGCCGGATAGCTGGACCGTCCCGGCGGCGCTCGCCTCTGTCAACTGCAGCAGCCCGGTCGCCAGCAGTAACCAGGTTCGAGGATCGGTCTCGACCACGTTGGGCGGCGTGCCTCGGGTATGCCTCGGCCCAGAAATACACTGCACTGCGACGAACGGGGGAATCCGGACCTCGACGCTGGCGCCCGGCGCGGCCGCGGCCAGCGTCCGCGCGGTGAGCCGAACCGCCGCGGCCAGAGCCACGCGATTCGGCGCGGGACCTGTGTCGTCGCGTAACCAGCCTTCAATAACGCGGACGGCGTCGCGGGTTTTGGCCGGATCGGCGTGCTGGCGGGCGGCGCTCATCGCAGTAGTGCGGCCAGCACTCCTTCGGACGTGCTGCGCAGCTCCGCCAGCGGCACGGTGAACAGTCCTTGGACCTCCACCGCGTCCGAACCTCGATCGACGACGCCGATCCGGGTGGCCGGCAGGCCGCGCGCTGCGCACAACTCCTGGAAGCGGGTCTCCTCGGTATGGGGCACGGCGACCAGCACCCGGCCGGCAGACTCGGAGAACAGCATGACAAACGGGTCGGCATCCTCGGGAAGCACGATGCGACAACCGGTTTCGCCCGCCAGCGCAGATTCGACGATCGCCTGCGCCAATCCGCCCTCCGACAAATCGTGCGCCGCGGAGACCAGCCCGTCACGGCAGGCGGTGCTGAGCACGTCGGCCAGCAGCTGTTCGCGCGCCAGGTCGACCGTCGGCGGGAGGCCGCCCAGATGGTCCGCGGTGACTTGCGCCCAGATCGAGCCGTCGAGTTCGTCGCGGGTATCGCCGAGCAGAATCAGCGTCTCGCCCGGTTGGGTGCCGAAGGACGTGGGCAGACGTCGGCTCACATCATCCAGGACGCCCAACACACCCACCACCGGCGTGGGCATGATCGCCGTCGTCCCGGTCTGGTTGTAGAAGCTGACGTTGCCGCCGGTGACCGGAATGCCCAGTGCCACACAGCCGTCCGCCAATCCGCGGACGGCTTCGGAGAACTGCCACATCACCCCGGGGTCCTCCGGTGATCCGAAGTTGAGGCAGTTGGTCACCGCGACCGGGGTGGCGCCGGTGACGGCGACGTTGCGGTACGCCTCGGCGAGCGCGAGCTGGGCGCCGGTGTAGGGGTCCAAGTAGGTGTAGCGGCCCGACGCGTCGGTCGAGATCGCGATGCCGCGACCGGTGGTCTCATCGACACGCAGGACGCCGCCGTCGGCATGCTCGGCCAACACGGTGTTGCCGCGCACGTAGCGGTCGTACTGCTCGGTGATGTAGGAACGGCTGCACAGGTGCGGACTGCCCAGCAGCGCAAGCAAAGTCGCGCGCAACTCGTCGCCGGTCTTCGGCCTGGTGAGGCCGGTGGAGCGGTCGGCGTTGAGCGCATCCTGCGATTCCGGGCGAGCGACGGGACGCTGATAGACCGGACCCTCGTGCGCGACGGTCCGCGGCGGCACGTCGACGACGGTCTCGCCGTGCCAGGTGATCCGCAGCCGGTCGCCGTCGGTGACCTCGCCGATGGTGGTCGCCAGCACCTCCCATTTGCGACATACCGCCATGAACGCGTCGACGTTCTCCGGCGCCACCACCGCACACATCCGTTCCTGCGACTCGCTGGACAAAATCTCGGCGGGCGTCATGTTCGCCGCGCGCAGCGGAACGGTGTCCAGGTCGATGTGCATGCCGCCGTCACCGGCTGATGCCAATTCAGAAGTCGCACAGGATATTCCAGCACCGCCGAGATCCTGGATACCGATCACCAGGCCGGCGGAATACAGCTCGAGACAGCATTCGATGAGCACCTTCTCCATGAAGGGGTCACCCACCTGAACCGACGGTAGCTTCTTTCGCCCGCCGCCCGACTCGTCACCACCGAAGGTTTCCGACGCCAGCACCGACACACCGCCGATGCCGTCGAGTCCGGTCCGCGCCCCGAACAGGATGATCTTGTTGCCCGCGCCGGAAGCGAACGCCAGGTGCAGGTCTTCGGTGCGGAGCACGCCGACGCACAGCGCGTTGACCAGGGGGTTGCCGGCATAGCAGGCGTCGAAAACGGTCTCGCCGCCGATGTTCGGCAAGCCCAGCGAATTGCCGTAGCCGCCGATGCCCCGCACCACGCCGTCAAGCACGCGGCGGGTATCGGGGGCGTCGGCGGCGCCGAACCGCAGCTGGTCCATCACCGCGACCGGCCGCGCGCCCATCGCCATGATGTCGCGGACGATGCCGCCGACACCGGTGGCCGCGCCCTGGTACGGCTCGACGTAGGAGGGGTGGTTGTGTGACTCGACTTTGAACGTGACCGCCCAGCCGTCGCCGATGTCGACGACGCCGGCGTTCTCGCCGATCCCGGCCAACATGCCGGCCCGCATCTGTTCGGTAGTGGTCTCACCGAAATAGCGCAGGTGCACCTTGGACGATTTGTAGGAGCAGTGCTCGCTCCACATCACCGAGTACATGGCCAGCTCGGCGTCGGTCGGCCGGCGACCGAGGATGTCACGGATCCGCTGATACTCGTCCTCTTTGAGGCCGAGCTCGCGGAACGGTTGCGGGTGGTCGGGGGTGGCCGCGGCGTGCTCGACGGTATCGATCACCTGGTTGCGCTTCCGGAGGCAGTCACGGTGGACAGTCTAGATTCCCTGGCCAGTGCGCTCCCGGCTAGCGCGCAGCAGGTCGGCGCTCGCGTCGTCGGCGGGATAGAACAGCTCGACGGCCAGTTCGGCCAGCGTCACATCGAGCGGGGTGCCGAACGTCGTCAGCGTGGTGAACATCGACAGCCGTTGGCCGCCGCCGACATCGAGCACGAACGGCACCAGCAGCGACGTGGCGTCCGGTGGCGCGCCCCGCGCCGTCAACGCTTCGACGCCCGGATACGCCGATACTTCCTTCTCCAGCGTCCGCACGGCCGGGTCGCCGGTAAGCGCAACAGTGCGACGCAATTGGTGCAGCAGGTAGCCACCCCATTCGTCGAAATTGACGGTGCGCCCGGCCAGTCCGTCGGGGTGCAGCGACAGCCGGTAGACGTTGGCCGGCGGGCCGAGCAGTTCGTCGGGCAACCCGGCGGTCAACGCCGACGCTGCGGCGTTGGCGCCCACGATGTTCCAGCAGCGATCGATGACCACACCCGGGTAGGGGTCGTGCGCCTCGAGCAGACGGGCAACAGCGTCGCGGGCCGGCGACAGCGCGCTGTCCTCGAGTCGACGGGACTGATATCGCGGAGCGAAACCGGCGGCGAGCAACAACGTGTTGCGCTCCCGCAGCGGAATGTCGAGTCCTTCGGCGAGCGCGATCACCATCTCGGGGCTGGGCCGGGAACGTCCGGTCTCGATGAAACTCAGGTGCCTCGCGGATACGCCCACACTCAGCGACAGGTCCAGCTGACTCACCCGTCGCCGCGTCCGCCATTCACGCAGCAGGACACCGACCGTCGCCTGGCTCACGACGTAACCGTAGCCACCACTGCTTACCCGCGGCGATGACCTCGGAGGTAATTGTGCTGCCGCACGGCGCCGCGACACGCTGGCCGTGACGCGCTCGACCGAAGCGCCCAACCCCGGGAGGAACAATGACCGACCTGAAATCTGCTGCCCCGAAGTTCAGCGCCGAGCTGTTCGCGGCGTTCTGGGCCGCACCCGACCTGTCGCATGGCATGGACATCTTGGCTGACGACATCGTCGGCTACTGGCCGGGTGACCCGGAGCCGGTCCGCGGACTGGATGCCTACACCGCGAAGATCGCCGAAATCCTCGATGCAGCATCGGATCTGCAGCTCCAGGTCGTCGACAGCGCCACCGTCGACGGCGCGGCCCCGGGCGAGCAGTTGATCTTCCTGCACTACACCGGACGAGGCACCGGCCCGGACGGGCCGTTTCAGATCCGCGGGCTCGACCGGGTCCGCACCCGCGACGGCATGGTCGTGGAGAACGTCATCCGCTACGACCCGCTGTTCGTGACCGGGAACTGAGTCTCGGCGACTACCCGCTGCCCGCGATGCAGAAGGCGTTGCCGTCGGGGTCGGCCAGCACCACCCAGCGGAAGCTGTCGCCGATGCTGTGCCGGCCGACCTCGGTGGCTCCGGCGGATTTCAGCCGGTCGACTTCGGCATCGACGTCGCCGGCGCCGAAGTCGAGGTGTACCCGGTTCTTGCCGGGTGTCGGATCGTCGACCTTTTGGAAGCCCAGCCGAGGCCCGTCCGGTCGAATGACCGCGATGAACTCCCCTGGTATGAGTTCCTGAGTCTGACCGTCGAAGTGCTGCGCCCACCAGTCGGCCAGCGGTGCGGGGTTGGTGCTGTCGAAAGTGATCATCTCCACGTTGAGTGCCATACCGGGATGGTAGGTCAGCCCGGTGACAAGAATGCCCGCAATGCCGCCGCATACGCGGCAACGTCGTTGGCGCCCATCAGTTCCCGTGCGGAGTGCATCGCCAGCTGCGGAGCGCCGACGTCGACGGTCGGGATTCCGGTGCGGGCCGCGGTCATCGGGCCGATCGTCGAGCCGCACGGCAGATCGGCGCGGTGCTCGTAACGCTGGAGGGGGACCCCGGCCTGCCGGCACGCCAGCGCGAAGGCCGCGGCGGTGCGGCCATCGGTGGCATAGCGCAGATTCGGGTGCACTTTGAGCACCGGGCCACCGTTGATCGCAATCAGGTGGCCCGGCTCGTGCCGCTCCGGGTAGTTGGGATGGGTGGCGTGCGCCATGTCCGCCGAGGCCACCATCGACCCGGAGATTCGCCGCAGAAAGTCGGCTCGGCCACCGCCGCCGGCCAGCACGATCCGCTCGAGTGTGGTGAGCAGCAACTCCGAGTCGGCACCGTGATCCGAGGTGGAGCCGACCTCCTCGTGATCGAACAGCGCAAGCACCGGCAGGTATCCGGTTGACGCCACTTCCAGAAACGCGTCCAGACCGGCATAACACGACGCCTGGTTGTCCAGCCGCGGGGCGCTGACGAACTCGTCGGCGGCGCCCGAAAGTCTGGACGGAGTCAGATCGTGAGTCATCAGATCGGCGCCGAGCACGTCACCGGGATCGGCGCCGATCTGCTCGGCGACGTAGCCGAGGAACGACCGCGATGCGCCGCCCGCACCCCACACCGCGTTGACATGGCGCTGCGGATCCAGCGTGAGCGACTTGCGGTCCTCGGCCAGATGGATCGCCAGCTGCGGCACCCGCAGAATCGGCTCGTCGATGCGGACCAGCCGATGCGCGATGCCCGCACCGTCGCGCACCGACAGCCGCCCGCTGACGCCCAGATCGCGATCCAGCCACGAGTTCAACCAGGCACCGCCGTAGGGCTCCAAGGCGATTACCTGCCAACCGACGACCTCACGGTCGGGGTGCTGCTTGACCCGCAGGTTGGGGCTGTCGGTGTGGCCGCCGATGACACGGAACGGTCGATCGCCCGCGTCGTCGCCGCTGTCCCAGGCCACCAGCGACCCGGCCCGCACGATGAAGAATTTGCCGGCGCGCGGCCACTCGTCCGCCTCGGCCAGCTCGGTGTAACCGGCCGAGCGCAGCCGGGACGCGACGGTGGCGCAGACGTGAAACGGCGACGGGGACGCGTCGATGAATTCGCATAGACCCTGCGCAGTGGCCGCCATGGGCCCATCTTTTCATCACGGGCTCGCCTGAAACGTTAGGGTCGAATCCGTGCCCGCCCCCACCCCGCAACCGGTGCTCGCGCCGCTGACGCCGGCCGCGATCTTTCTGGTGCTCACCATCGACCAGGGTGGCGAAGAGATCGTGCACGACGCGCTGCCGGACATTTCGGGGCTGGTGCGGGCGACGGGATTCCGCGACCCCGCCAAGAAGCTGTCGGTGATCACCTCGATCGGCTCGCAGGCCTGGGACAGGTTGTTCGCGGGTCCGCGACCCGCCGAGTTGCATCCGTTCGTCGAGTTGGACGGTCCGCGGCACAAGGCCCCGGCCACGCCCGGCGACCTGTTGTTCCATGTTCGCGCCGAGACGCTGGACGTGTGCTTCGAGTTGGCGAATCACATCCTGCGGTCGATGGACGGCGCGGTCACGGTGGTCGATGAGGTGCACGGTTTCCGGTTCTTCGACAACCGCGATCTGCTCGGGTTCGTCGACGGGACCGAGAATCCCGATGGCGCGCTGGCGGTTTCGGCCACCACGGTCGGCGACGAGGATCCGGATTTCGCCGGCTCGTGCTATGTGCACGTGCAGAAGTACCTGCACGACATCGGCGCGTGGGATGCGCTGTCGGTCACCGAGCAGGAGCATGTGATCGGCCGGACCAAGTTGGAAGACCTCGAACTCGACGACGACGACAAACCGGCCAACGCGCACATCGCCCTGAACGTCATCACCGACGACGATGGCAACGAACTGAAGATGGTGCGGCACAACATGCCGTTCGGCGAGCTCGGCAAGGGCGAATTCGGCACGTACTTCATCGGTTATTCGCGCACCCCGCGGGTCACCGAGCAGGCGCTGCGCAACATGTTTCTCGGCGACCCGCCGGGCAACACAGACCGCATCCTGGACTTCTCCACCGCCGTCACCGGCGGACTGTTCTTCTCCCCCACCGTCGACTTCCTCGACGATCCGCCGCCGCTGCCGGATGCACCGCAAGCGGCTCCGGCGACAATAGGCGTGCCCGCAGATGGCTCGTTGGCGATCGGCAGTTTGAAAGGAATCCCGCAATGAACAACCTGTACCGCGATCTTGCGCCAATCACCGACGAGGCCTGGGCAGAAATCGAAGTCGAGGCGACGCGAACCTTCAAGCGCCACATCGCCGGCCGGCGCGTGGTCGACGTCAGCGAGCCGGGTGGACCGACAACGGCGGCGATCAGCACCGGACGGCTGCTCGACGTGAAAGCACCTTCCGACGGCGTGGTCACCCACCTGCGTGCCAGTCAGCCCCTTGTGCGGCTCCGTGTTCCGTTCACGCTGTCCCGTTCGGAGATCGACGACGTCGAGCGCGGTTCGCAGGACTCCGACTGGGACCCGGTCAAGGCGGCCGCCAAGAAGCTGGCGTTCGCCGAGGACCGCGCCATCTTCGAGGGCTACGCCGCCGCGTCGATCGACGGCATTCGCAACGCCAGCAGCAATCCGCCGCTGAAGCTGCCCGGTGATCCGCGTGCCATCCCGGACATCATCACCCAGGCGCTGTCCGAGCTGCGGCTTGCCGGTGTCGACGGCCCGTACTCGGTTCTGCTGTCCGCCGATGTCTACACCAAGGTCAGCGAAACCACCGAGCACGGATATCCGATTCTCGAGCACATCAACCGGCTGGTGAACGGCGACATCATCTGGGCGCCCGCAATCGACGGCGCATTCGTATTGACCACGCGCGGTGGCGATTTCGACTTACAGTTGGGTACCGACGTCTCGATCGGTTACCTCGAACACGACGCCGACACCGTGCAGCTGTATCTCCAGGAGACCCTGACGTTCCTGAACTACACCGCCGAGGCGGCGGTAGCGCTGAGCCCGTAGCACTAGGTCAGCGATTCGCCGCCGTCGACCCGCAGCGTCACACCGGTCATGAAGGTATTGGTCATCGCGAACAGCGCGGCCTCGGCGATGTCTCGCGTTGTTCCGATCCGGCGCACCGGGTTTTGGGAGCTGATGTGCGCGAAATAGTCCCGCTTACCTTCATCGCCCAGTGAGTCCCACGCACCGGTGTCGATGACGCCCGGCGAGATCGCGTTGACTCGAATCGGGGCAAGCTCGACCGCGAGCCACCGGGTCAAGAAATCCACCGCGCCGTTCGTGATGCCCACGCCGAGATAGCCGACGTTGAGCTTGAAGGCATGCACACCGGAGAACAGGACGAAAGAACCCCCCGGATTCATCTGCGCAGCAAGGTATTTGGCGAGCATCGTGGGCCCTATGACCTTGGTGTCGAACGATAGCCGCAGATTCTCCCGTTGCAGGTCGGCCAACTCTCCACGGGCGCGAGCAGACGCGGTGGACACCACATGGTCGACGGGGCCCAGTCGGTCGGCCAACGCCGCGATCGAGTCGTCGTCGGTGACGTCGACCGTTTAGGCGCTGATTCCCGCGTCGGCGACGTCGGCGTAGGCGTCGGCCAATGCGCCTCTGTCGCGTCCGGCGACGACGACGTG
This genomic window contains:
- a CDS encoding SDR family oxidoreductase; protein product: MADRLGPVDHVVSTASARARGELADLQRENLRLSFDTKVIGPTMLAKYLAAQMNPGGSFVLFSGVHAFKLNVGYLGVGITNGAVDFLTRWLAVELAPIRVNAISPGVIDTGAWDSLGDEGKRDYFAHISSQNPVRRIGTTRDIAEAALFAMTNTFMTGVTLRVDGGESLT
- the purL gene encoding phosphoribosylformylglycinamidine synthase subunit PurL, whose translation is MIDTVEHAAATPDHPQPFRELGLKEDEYQRIRDILGRRPTDAELAMYSVMWSEHCSYKSSKVHLRYFGETTTEQMRAGMLAGIGENAGVVDIGDGWAVTFKVESHNHPSYVEPYQGAATGVGGIVRDIMAMGARPVAVMDQLRFGAADAPDTRRVLDGVVRGIGGYGNSLGLPNIGGETVFDACYAGNPLVNALCVGVLRTEDLHLAFASGAGNKIILFGARTGLDGIGGVSVLASETFGGDESGGGRKKLPSVQVGDPFMEKVLIECCLELYSAGLVIGIQDLGGAGISCATSELASAGDGGMHIDLDTVPLRAANMTPAEILSSESQERMCAVVAPENVDAFMAVCRKWEVLATTIGEVTDGDRLRITWHGETVVDVPPRTVAHEGPVYQRPVARPESQDALNADRSTGLTRPKTGDELRATLLALLGSPHLCSRSYITEQYDRYVRGNTVLAEHADGGVLRVDETTGRGIAISTDASGRYTYLDPYTGAQLALAEAYRNVAVTGATPVAVTNCLNFGSPEDPGVMWQFSEAVRGLADGCVALGIPVTGGNVSFYNQTGTTAIMPTPVVGVLGVLDDVSRRLPTSFGTQPGETLILLGDTRDELDGSIWAQVTADHLGGLPPTVDLAREQLLADVLSTACRDGLVSAAHDLSEGGLAQAIVESALAGETGCRIVLPEDADPFVMLFSESAGRVLVAVPHTEETRFQELCAARGLPATRIGVVDRGSDAVEVQGLFTVPLAELRSTSEGVLAALLR
- a CDS encoding VOC family protein; its protein translation is MALNVEMITFDSTNPAPLADWWAQHFDGQTQELIPGEFIAVIRPDGPRLGFQKVDDPTPGKNRVHLDFGAGDVDAEVDRLKSAGATEVGRHSIGDSFRWVVLADPDGNAFCIAGSG
- a CDS encoding nuclear transport factor 2 family protein codes for the protein MTDLKSAAPKFSAELFAAFWAAPDLSHGMDILADDIVGYWPGDPEPVRGLDAYTAKIAEILDAASDLQLQVVDSATVDGAAPGEQLIFLHYTGRGTGPDGPFQIRGLDRVRTRDGMVVENVIRYDPLFVTGN
- a CDS encoding helix-turn-helix domain-containing protein; the protein is MSQATVGVLLREWRTRRRVSQLDLSLSVGVSARHLSFIETGRSRPSPEMVIALAEGLDIPLRERNTLLLAAGFAPRYQSRRLEDSALSPARDAVARLLEAHDPYPGVVIDRCWNIVGANAAASALTAGLPDELLGPPANVYRLSLHPDGLAGRTVNFDEWGGYLLHQLRRTVALTGDPAVRTLEKEVSAYPGVEALTARGAPPDATSLLVPFVLDVGGGQRLSMFTTLTTFGTPLDVTLAELAVELFYPADDASADLLRASRERTGQGI
- a CDS encoding family 1 encapsulin nanocompartment shell protein, with translation MNNLYRDLAPITDEAWAEIEVEATRTFKRHIAGRRVVDVSEPGGPTTAAISTGRLLDVKAPSDGVVTHLRASQPLVRLRVPFTLSRSEIDDVERGSQDSDWDPVKAAAKKLAFAEDRAIFEGYAAASIDGIRNASSNPPLKLPGDPRAIPDIITQALSELRLAGVDGPYSVLLSADVYTKVSETTEHGYPILEHINRLVNGDIIWAPAIDGAFVLTTRGGDFDLQLGTDVSIGYLEHDADTVQLYLQETLTFLNYTAEAAVALSP
- a CDS encoding Dyp-type peroxidase, producing MPAPTPQPVLAPLTPAAIFLVLTIDQGGEEIVHDALPDISGLVRATGFRDPAKKLSVITSIGSQAWDRLFAGPRPAELHPFVELDGPRHKAPATPGDLLFHVRAETLDVCFELANHILRSMDGAVTVVDEVHGFRFFDNRDLLGFVDGTENPDGALAVSATTVGDEDPDFAGSCYVHVQKYLHDIGAWDALSVTEQEHVIGRTKLEDLELDDDDKPANAHIALNVITDDDGNELKMVRHNMPFGELGKGEFGTYFIGYSRTPRVTEQALRNMFLGDPPGNTDRILDFSTAVTGGLFFSPTVDFLDDPPPLPDAPQAAPATIGVPADGSLAIGSLKGIPQ
- a CDS encoding M18 family aminopeptidase; its protein translation is MAATAQGLCEFIDASPSPFHVCATVASRLRSAGYTELAEADEWPRAGKFFIVRAGSLVAWDSGDDAGDRPFRVIGGHTDSPNLRVKQHPDREVVGWQVIALEPYGGAWLNSWLDRDLGVSGRLSVRDGAGIAHRLVRIDEPILRVPQLAIHLAEDRKSLTLDPQRHVNAVWGAGGASRSFLGYVAEQIGADPGDVLGADLMTHDLTPSRLSGAADEFVSAPRLDNQASCYAGLDAFLEVASTGYLPVLALFDHEEVGSTSDHGADSELLLTTLERIVLAGGGGRADFLRRISGSMVASADMAHATHPNYPERHEPGHLIAINGGPVLKVHPNLRYATDGRTAAAFALACRQAGVPLQRYEHRADLPCGSTIGPMTAARTGIPTVDVGAPQLAMHSARELMGANDVAAYAAALRAFLSPG
- a CDS encoding sterol carrier family protein, translating into MSAARQHADPAKTRDAVRVIEGWLRDDTGPAPNRVALAAAVRLTARTLAAAAPGASVEVRIPPFVAVQCISGPRHTRGTPPNVVETDPRTWLLLATGLLQLTEASAAGTVQLSGSRANEIQIWLPLVRLAG